Genomic DNA from Hordeum vulgare subsp. vulgare chromosome 2H, MorexV3_pseudomolecules_assembly, whole genome shotgun sequence:
acgccctcgagcaggacgagggtggCATGCCCCCATGGGAGCGCTTTCGCGAGCTCTGTCTCCTTCGCTTCGGACCGCCGATACGCGGGAGCCGGCTGACGGAGCTAGGCCGACTCCCCTTCACCTCCATGGTGCAagacttcgccgaccgcttccaaGCCCTGGCGTGCCACGCGCCCGGCTTGATGGCCCGTCAGCgggccgagctcttcgtcggcggtCTGCCGGATCATATCCGCGTGGACGTGGAGCTTCGGGGACCACAGGACATCCAGACCGCCATGTACTATGCCCGCGCATTCGAGCAGCAGGTGGTGACTATGCAGTAGGCGTTCCCGGCCCAGGCACCTCGCCCACCCCCTGAGCCGGCTATATCTACACCCAGCCGGCCTGCCCTGCCGGCGTCAAGGATGCCCGCCACAGCAGCAACTTGACCGTTCCGTCGGCTAACCCCGGCCGAACAACACGAGCGTCATCGACAGGGGTTATGTTTCAACTGCGATGAGCCCTATGTGCCAGGCCACGTCTGCCTGCGCCTCTTCTACCTGGAGGCGGATGACTATGTCGCGGAGCATACAACTCCCTCCGAGCTTGCCGAGACGGCGGCCCCGGCGTCAGCCACCGCTCTCGTGGTCTCCCTCCATGCCCTGGCCGGCATACGAGCGGAAACAACGATGCTGTTGCCAATGACGGTTAATGGGGAGCGCCTCTTAGCTCTCCTGGACACGGGCTCTACACACAACTTCCTGCCCGCGTCTACTATGCGTCGCCTGGCCCTCCAGACGACGGGCGGCGAGCAACTCCGAGTTACCGTGGCTAACGGTGACCGTCTCCGCTGCCATGGAATTGCGCAGCAGGTTCCCATCCTCATCGGTGACGAGTCCTTCGCCATCACGTGCGTCGGCATCGACTTGGGCGACTatgacttcatcctcggcatcgacttctTGTGGACGCTCGGACCCATCCTTTGGGACTTCGACGCACTGACCATGACTTTCTGGCGTCAAGGGCGCATGGTGCGGTGGAAGGGTGAGGGTGGCACTTCTCCAGCAGTTCCCTCTCAGCTGTCGACCGCCATAGCAGACTCCGAGCCGCCCCTGTTGGCTCATCTCCTGCAGCGACACGACGACCTTTTACCAGTGCTACTTGTTCACAAGCCCATGGGCTCGTGGCGTTTCTGCCTCGACTATCGTGCTCTCACTGCCACGATGACGAAGGTgaattttcctatactggtcgtgTAGGCACTCCGGGACGAGCTGCCAGGGCCACGCTTATTCCCTACGCTCGACTTGAGTTCTAGTTACCATCACGACCACTTCGAGTTTTTGGTGATGCCTTTCAGTCTCTCCAATGCGCTGGCGACATTCCAGGCCTTGATGCACGACGTACTTCGGACCAGCTCAACCCTCCGAAGGCACCTTGGGAGCAGCTCAAGGAGTTCCGCCAACATTTTCTagacgtccagctcgaggacgagctgtttgcgcaGGCGGGGAGAAATGTTATGACCAGAGGCCCAGTTAGCCAAACTGGCCCAGTTATCTTAATAATATTAGGGGCTTAGTCCAGTTTATTATAGCCTAGGGGACTTACATATAGTCATGTAATCGGCACTTTTGAGATTAAGCAAAGATTAATCTATTTTGATCGGCTCCAACTAGGAGCCGGTGCCCTAACACTAGCCACCTCTActactcgccgccgcctcctccctgcgccgagaCGGCGCCGTCACGCCGGCCGCGGCGCCGTCGTCTCCCCCAACCTCCCTCCTACCCTTATAACCTAAGGCAAAGGGccggtagaaccctagtttctaccaAACTTACCGGTCAACTTTTGATTCCTGCCTGGAATGAGAACGACGGGAGGAGGTCTGTACCCTAAACCAGACAGAAACGAGCTGAAACGCTGATCCAAACGCGGCCTAAAACGAAAAATACATCAGCTTCGTTGCAGTGTAAGGACTTCAGTCCTATTGCCAAATATCAAAACTGCAACATCGTGAACATGTTCAACTAAAAATGAAAGCCTTTATCTGAATTTGGATTCCAAACTGACCTGAAACAGAATTCCTCAACGCTGTTCCACAAAATTAGATACAGTGGCCGTCGGATTGATATGAAAGCTAACGCTGGTCGGGCCCAAATTGCACAGTCAGCATCACAAAAATGTAATCACAAGTGGCATTGAGTATGTGCAACTTTTTAGGTTCAAGCCACAGAGCCGCATTGCCCACTAAGTGCATTGTGaccatatctatccaaaacacagGGTGCACGTTCTACAGTGTGAAGATTCACACAATTTCTTCCACAATTTCTGATTATCTCTGTTAAAATACGGTGAATCAACTCTGGGAATGGTATCTGCTGCCATGCTACAGAATGGTAAATTTGGATCCTGGTCCTTCTCCATCTGAATAAGTTTTCAGCACACATAACTGAATTCGACAACGTAATGATAACCGACAAACCATTTTCCCAATAACATGAACGCACCGGGCTCACAATCTGTGGTTGACATTGCTCTCACGCAATGTGTGGATGCATCATTTGACAAAAACATACAGTAGCCGCTCCTTTTTTTACAGCGCACGTTGGTGTTCTTCAATCTCAATAACACTATACTCATAGACCCCTAAAATTTCAGACTGGGAAAAAGGGAGTTTCAAAACGAAACCCGTGCTACCAAATATCCACAGGACTGACTCAGGAGGATTATACAAAGAAAAATGCAGTGTATTTTCTTTGCAACTCTTCCAACCTCCTTCTGGTTTCACTCCACAGTAACTGTCCAATACAGTCTAACAGTCCCACAAATAAATCTTCAGCCACTGCTAATCTTCCCCACAGAAAATACTTATTTACCTTTGATAACAGAGACTCTTACTCCCTGCCTCAACAGAATCGCCCATACCACAACTCCAGCTTTAGCTCCCATGAATCTTCCCAAAGGAGTTATTTTTTCCATTGCCAACCTTTCTAGGTCAAAGCATGGCATGGGCTTTTTTAATTCCATCAACCCATGCTAGAAACTGGGAATCTCCAAACTTGCCTTCACAATGAAATAAAATTTGGTTGCAAAGATATTTTTTTCCTTGAAACATGCTACCACAGTCCATCCTCATTCTGTCGTTTCAAAAACCACTTAAACTTCACTGGAAATGAGATTGTGTTGTAATGTCCTATATTGATCTAAAAGAACCTCTTACCCTCGATTTGTCATCATAAACTAGTTGTGCTTGCAACGTGTCTAACAATCTTTTATTAGCTTTTTTGCAATGTAAGGACTTCAGTCCTATTGTCAAAACTCAAAACTACAAGATGACGAACTTTAACCAGAGTTTGAGTTCCCAAGCTGAACTTTAATAAAATTACCCATGCTTAACACTTTTCCCAGAAGCAGTGAAACCTACAGAAAACTGGGACCATGGTACCACCGATCTGAATACCACACATCTTGAGCCAGACTGCCTGTAGAACTCAGAACAAATAAGTGAAGGTACACACGTCATGCTTCCATGCATGAAGACAACACTTGTCACCAGCTTCCCATTTGAATAATTTTCGAGCAGCACAATCGTATTGGACAATCTAACAGTAAGTTTCACAGTAACTCCAACACATCATCCACCAATAAAATCATTTTCTCAACAGCCTGAGCGCACCAGGCTCACAATCTGTGGTTGAAATTTATCTCACAGATCATCCTACAAGAGCATTGCACTGTATCTCATATCTTTTTACCAGCACACTCTGTAGTTCTTCAATCCCAATAAGGCTATACTTGCAGACACATCCTAATATTTCAGACTGGAAAAGAGGGATTTCAAAAGGAATCCATGCTACCAAATATTAGATGCAACTCGTCCAGTGTCCTCTAGTTCCAGACTACAGCTACTGCAGATCTTCCCAACAGAAAGTACCTAGAAGATTAGGCAAAACCTTAACTAGGCATTGCAGTGCAGGCCATGCAGGTCTCGGACGTGCTCTGTAGGAAACCTCGCCGGGCAATTAGTGCACTTCACGCTAACCAAGCTGTCATGCAAGTTGCGCGTGTGTACAATTCTCTGCGAAATGAAACTGAAAGTAAACGAAAGGCACCTGAACTCAAACCAACAACACATGGAACAAAATATACGAGACACAAGAGGAACTCTCGTCTATGATCATTCTCTCTTTCTATCTCTCTTTCATTCAAGAGCTGAATAAGGGCATATCCACAAAGGAGAGAGATGTTTCGTTTGCCACTAAAACTTACCCGTGACTGAGACCTTTGAGTCTTACTGTCTTTCTCAAAGTAGCAAAACACGCACACCTCCATACCCGGTGGGCAGCTTGACATAATCTTGACGTAATCCTTGTGAATATCACTGCTCAAATACGGATCGAAATTCTGGTGGTCCTCAACAATCTGCAAGTATATAATTCGCAAATTATGTATAATTGTTTCTCTAACATCTTATTTCAGCAAATAGCGAGGCATAGCAGTTTCACGTACTTTACTGATTGAAGGGCCTGCAGGTATAATGCGGTCTGCTTCGGCCTCATCAAAATCACGCCCATTCTGCAGAACATGTGCAAACAAACTTAAGGTGGAAATAAAGCATTTGCTGTCTTGCTGATATAAAGAGTGTTAATTGACAATAAAATGCAAGAATAATCTAGAGATGAACATAGTTGTGGCATAGGCGCTCCTGAACATATTCCAAAAGGATTGGGGAAACTTCAACATTTTAGAGTTTCCACTTCAGAAAGATGAGTTAACTAAACATTAACACATCAAGACATTGCTCCACATAACATTTGCAAGCAAAGTTAAGAAGGAAATAAATCATTTCCTGATATAAAGAGTACTATTTGACAACAAAGTGTAATAGTAACCTAGAACAACGACATGTTAGAAACTATAGTAAGAAAATTAACTCAAAGATTCAATTACCCCAAAGCTAttctgtgtaggaatttttttgtgttGACACCAGAACATGTTGTAAAAACACAGAGGCAACTTCAATAACATTACCTCTGGAAGTTGATCTGCAGCCTGCTGTTGAGTGTTCTCCGCCTCTTCCAGGAACCCCTTCTCCCTCTGCTCCTGATAGGCAGAACTTTCAGTGGGCGCCTCTGCCTGGGCCTAATAACAATAAAAGAATGAATTTTAGTGCGCCTGAGCATATTGCAAAAAGCAAAGACGAAATTCCAATGTTTAGGTGCTTCCACTTCATAAATATAAATCAACTAAAGCAATGGCGACAGCCTCAACCTGCAGAGAAAAAGGAAGGCAGATAATTCTCTGCGCAATCTCCTACTAAAGCAATGATGACAGTCATGGGCAGCCAAAATTAAGCAAAAAACGCAAGGTAAACATAAAGATGTGACTACTGAATACTGATCATAAAGAAATGGTTGAGGCACAATAAGCAAGCCTGCTCTTTATCGACAATTTCTCAAGGAAGGGTACAGAAAATGAAACTAGCACACACACAAATGGCGGCACCATGGAGTGTTTAGAGAAATCAAATAGTACATTCCGATCTGTAAGATTGTCTTCTTAGTGACAGGTTAGATAAGGTAGAAAATTAAGGGTGAATCCTGCTCGCTGCTACTGATGGTAAAACCTTCTTCCTGGTCCCAATAAGAATAAGAGGATGGGTTTTTTTTATCTTGACAAATTGTCTTAATGtggcattcatatgcaacaatgtcACAATACGGTGAAAAGGTGCACACAAAATCTGACCACATTTTCCATTTTATGTTTCCTAGATACCAAATCTGACGTGAaagaggaatcaaattaaaatggcAACTTCAATGCCAACTTCCTGCTTGAATGAGACTCGTATTGCATAGCTGAACAGGGGTTGCTCACCTCGCCGCGGGCGCTGCTGTGCACCCAAGTCAGGAAGGCGTCGAGGAGTTCCCTCCATGGCAAGGCTGAAGCTTTGTCGCACAGGAAGTTGATAAATCTCCTCAATGCTGTGTCCTGGGGCGGCGCAGCCACCTCATCTTCATCGGGAGCGGCGGGAACCACCACCTCATCTTCATCGGGAGCGGCGGGAACCACCACCTCATCTTCATCGGGAGCGGCGGGAACCACCACCTCATCTTCATCGGGAGCGGCGGGAACCACCACCTCATCTTCATCGGGAGCGGCGGGAACCACCACCTCATCTTCATCGGGAGCGGCGGGAACCACCACCTCATCTTCATCGGGAGCGGCGGGAGCGATGGGAGAGGCGGACGCCTTGTTCTTGTCCGGGACGGGGGCCTCGTTCTTGGCAGAAGCGGACGCCTTGTTCTTGTCCGGGACGGGGGCCTTGTTCTTGGCAGAGGCGGACGCCGTGTTCTTGGCCGGGGCGGGAGCATCGTCGGACTCACCTTCACTGGAAGAGGCGGGCGCCTGGTCCTTGGCGGAGGAGGGCGCCGTGTTGTTGGCAGGGGAGGACGCCGTGTTCTTGGGCGAGGGCGCCGTGCTCTCGTCGGCGTCGGATGCGAAAGGGGGCGCCCGGCGCCGTGTCCCTGGCAGCGGTGAGCGCGCCAGTTGCAGCGCAGACTCCACCGCCTCCTTGGCCGCGGAATGTTtgtcccggttcggggcaaacTTCTTGTTCGCCATCCCCGCCGACCAGCAAGGGTTCTTGGCCGCCGGGCTCGGGCGTGGCGCGGAGAGCTTGGGGGAGCAGCGAGGCGGCGCGGCTGACCGGATTGTAGAGTATACTGGATTTAGGGTTCAGGCGGGGTGGTTCGAACTGGCTGACGGTGGATTTCTCGATTTCCGGCGAGGTGGCTGGGGAATGGGGACGGTGGTGGATTTCAGGCAAAGCGCGCCGGGTGAAAGAGGAGAGGGCACGGGAGAAGCTACTTATGGGCTGGACGGACAATCTTATCTCATGGGCCTGCGAGATATATCGGGTGACCCATGGGCATCCAGCCCAATAGCTGCCTCTGTTTTCTTTAACAACTCAATTGTCAGCCTTTTCCATTTAGCATTGTTTTTTTCTCAAAAAACAAATTAGCATTGTTTTTaccctaaaaataaaataaaataatagcatCCCTCCCTCTCGGAAGAATTAGCATCGTTTTATTTTTGGGCAACGCTACGCATCCATCGGCGGATTATTTCCAATGATCCGTCACCTTCACACCCGTTTGATTTGGTGCATCCAGCCGATCTCATCCATCCGATCCGCACGCGGGGCTTTGGCCTAATTCCTGAAACGAtgctcgagtttctgaaacaatcgctttgttgcagtttttttcTTCGCGCGCGCTTCAGCTGGGCACCcggtaattcctgaaacaacgatcgagtttctgaaacaatcgctttgttgccgggtttttttcttcgcgcgcgcttcggctgggcacccggtaattcctaaaacaacgctcgagtttctgaaacaatcgctttgttgcagtcTTTCTTTCTTCGCGCGTGCTTCGTGGGCACCGGGTAATTCTTGAAACAACGCTCGCGTTTCTGAAACAATTGCTTTGTTGCAGTTTTTTCTCGGAGCggtgaagaagagaaagaagaccgGGCGGAGCATGGCCGACAGCGAGTCGGAGCCAAGGAACCTCTGGTACAGCGTGACGAACAACACGAGGTAGTGCGCAGCGCCgacggtgaacatggccacgacgCCCTCGTGCCACCCCATCTTtgccgccgccctcgccgtcaTCAGGTTCGCGATCACCGTCATGTGGCTGGCGGGGTTGGCCACCATGGACAGGAACTTCCTGCCACGCGTGAACCACTGGTCGTAGACCTTGACGTCCAGGACAAGGATGGGCAATGAGAAGGCCCACCACAGCATGTGGTAGGATGGCGCGTCCGGGCGCAGGAATGGCGTGGCCTGAAGCAGCAGGAGCCACGAGATCCAGGGCGCGAACAGGTAGTTCATGCCGACGTGGTGCCAGAACTCGGTGCGCACGACGGGGAGCCGGAGCACGCAGCGCGCCACGTAGAGCACGCATAGCGCGAACAGGGTGAGCAGCGCGAGGGACCAGAGCAGCACGAACGCCGCTGACGGCAGGGATCGATCCAGATCCGGTCTGGCGGGGGGAGGCAGGGCCGACGCGGGTCGGCCAGCGGCAGGAACGCGACGGCGATGGCTGGGGGCTCCGACGCCGGTGGCAGGGGCTCCGGTGGCGGCAGGATCGGCCCGCGGCAGCGCACCACGACGGGGCAAGCGGGATCGTGCTCCGGCAGCGCTCGGAAGGAGGAGGGAGCCGGCGGCTCACTCGGGTAGAGGCTCGGAAGGCTCCAGGCGGCGGGGAGGTGCACGCGCGGTGGCCCTGCTCCGGCGAGGCCGGCCCGTGCGGGCTGGAGCAGGCGATGGCAAGCGACGGTGCGGTCTCGGGCAGAGGCGCTCGGGAGGAGCTACAGGAAACGGTTCCTGAAACAACAACATCGTTTCAGAAAAGCAGGTCACAGCTCACGCGGAAGTTGTTCAAGATCAGATTGAGATCCAACGGTCAAGCGGACGACGGATGTATCGCGGGGATCAGCCGGTGAAAGGTAatctttttcctttatttttctaTTGGCCATATTAGGTCGACCTACAAAAGGTAAACTAGGTCCCTTTCTCCGTGGGATTGTGTCTAAACATCCAAAATCAGCCACTTTGTCTTTTACATTTTTCTCCCTCGGTATTTGGAAATCAATGCACAATACACAACAACTTCATTTAAACGAGTATATTGCGATGCCCCTAATCTTTCCaatttttacaaaaaataaatatgTCACAATGGTGATTTACCCTAATAGTGCAACAAAATTCTGAGTATTTTGTGGTAGtcttttggttgatttcgtcctAGCTGGTTGATGTCATGTAAGACTGTTTGCTTCATTTTGAATAAAAATGGGGCAGGGAAGAAACCCCTTTGGTTCAAAAAAAATCTGAGTATTACACCAAAACTCCTCACCTATGTATAAAAAGTATCCTATTGCAACAAAAGATCAcaacatttcaaaaaaaaaaactaatGCTTCAAAAAAGTGGTAACACAATAGTATTTTGCTACAGATTGTATTGCAGCAAAAGTCACAAACAATCAACGAAAATGAAAATAATAAGTTACAACAAAAAATATCTATTTGCACAAAGTAAGTGATTAGGCAACATTTTTTTGGCTCGAGATTCATTTGCAACAAAAAATACCAACTATTTCAACAACAAGCAGAAACGATTAAAACCAAAAAAAACCTATTGGCAACATTTTGAAAAGCACGTAACACGtcataaaaaaaagaagaaacataGAACAAACATAAGGAAAGTTTGGAACATCCCACGTGTGATTTCATAACAAAAAGACATACGAGTTTGCTATGATTTGGAAGCACATATGCAACATCGAAAAAATGGGACATGAACTTATAGTAAATACTTAGAAAACCTTGCACCATAACTCATGCTTTCTTtctgaaaaggaggatgacccccggtctCTAAATCTGGAAGATGCATGccaccattttattaattatttgtaAAGTTCTTACAAAGTAATACATTAATATGTTTGAATCCatcatcttggcaacatctgtTGCTATTTCTATCCgattgatgaaggggtgcaataAGTGTGAGCCGAATACCTAGACCTCTCACCTAAGGCTAACATCTAAAGTCGGAGGCCCTAACCAAGCCAAGCACATACCGAGTGTGGGGCATAAACCGGTCTGACGCACACTCATGGGTCGTCGCCATCATCTTCCACCGATCCATCTTCAAAGCAGGTACTGACACATCGGCCTTGACAGGCATGCCGTTGACGCTGCCACGACGTAAAACAACGCCACCGTCGTGCACTCGTCCATCTAGACACATTCGTCATCGAGATCCAACTGCACCATGCCGCCAATACTTGTCTTCACGTGGTAGATTACACGTCGCTCCACCTGCAAACCTTCGCACCACCACCATATATTGCCCCTTGCCACCTGGAGCCCACCTCCAGAACATCACTCTCACGAACATCCAAGCCTCCCAGATGACGACTTCATGAAGGGTACGACGCGCACGACGTCGCCGTCGCCTAGTCACCCGGATTTTGGACTTTTGTCCAGGATGGGGTCAGCGGTGGATAGGATGGACCTCGACTTTGCCTCCGAGGAGCATAACGA
This window encodes:
- the LOC123428292 gene encoding translation initiation factor IF-2-like isoform X5, whose amino-acid sequence is MANKKFAPNRDKHSAAKEAVESALQLARSPLPGTRRRAPPFASDADESTAPSPKNTASSPANNTAPSSAKDQAPASSSEGESDDAPAPAKNTASASAKNKAPVPDKNKASASAKNEAPVPDKNKASASPIAPAAPDEDEVVVPAAPDEDEVVVPAAPDEDEVVVPAAPDEDEVVVPAAPDEDEVVVPAAPDEDEVVVPAAPDEDEVAAPPQDTALRRFINFLCDKASALPWRELLDAFLTWVHSSARGEAQAEAPTESSAYQEQREKGFLEEAENTQQQAADQLPENGRDFDEAEADRIIPAGPSISKIVEDHQNFDPYLSSDIHKDYVKIMSSCPPGMEVCVFCYFEKDSKTQRSQSRRIVHTRNLHDSLVSVKCTNCPARFPTEHVRDLHGLHCNA
- the LOC123428292 gene encoding skin secretory protein xP2-like isoform X1 gives rise to the protein MANKKFAPNRDKHSAAKEAVESALQLARSPLPGTRRRAPPFASDADESTAPSPKNTASSPANNTAPSSAKDQAPASSSEGESDDAPAPAKNTASASAKNKAPVPDKNKASASAKNEAPVPDKNKASASPIAPAAPDEDEVVVPAAPDEDEVVVPAAPDEDEVVVPAAPDEDEVVVPAAPDEDEVVVPAAPDEDEVVVPAAPDEDEVAAPPQDTALRRFINFLCDKASALPWRELLDAFLTWVHSSARGEAQAEAPTESSAYQEQREKGFLEEAENTQQQAADQLPENGRDFDEAEADRIIPAGPSISKIVEDHQNFDPYLSSDIHKDYVKIMSSCPPGMEVCVFCYFEKDSKTQRSQSRVSFSGKRNISLLCGYALIQLLNEREIERENDHRREFLLCLVYFVPCVVGLSSGAFRLLSVSFRRELYTRATCMTAWLA
- the LOC123428292 gene encoding skin secretory protein xP2-like isoform X3, which translates into the protein MANKKFAPNRDKHSAAKEAVESALQLARSPLPGTRRRAPPFASDADESTAPSPKNTASSPANNTAPSSAKDQAPASSSEGESDDAPAPAKNTASASAKNKAPVPDKNKASASAKNEAPVPDKNKASASPIAPAAPDEDEVVVPAAPDEDEVVVPAAPDEDEVVVPAAPDEDEVVVPAAPDEDEVVVPAAPDEDEVAAPPQDTALRRFINFLCDKASALPWRELLDAFLTWVHSSARGEAQAEAPTESSAYQEQREKGFLEEAENTQQQAADQLPENGRDFDEAEADRIIPAGPSISKIVEDHQNFDPYLSSDIHKDYVKIMSSCPPGMEVCVFCYFEKDSKTQRSQSRANSFSNKTRKRVVSGLPVALWKWNTINLIRALHFFRMSKARRKPSKDAKAEFPDL
- the LOC123428292 gene encoding translation initiation factor IF-2-like isoform X2; this encodes MANKKFAPNRDKHSAAKEAVESALQLARSPLPGTRRRAPPFASDADESTAPSPKNTASSPANNTAPSSAKDQAPASSSEGESDDAPAPAKNTASASAKNKAPVPDKNKASASAKNEAPVPDKNKASASPIAPAAPDEDEVVVPAAPDEDEVVVPAAPDEDEVVVPAAPDEDEVVVPAAPDEDEVVVPAAPDEDEVVVPAAPDEDEVAAPPQDTALRRFINFLCDKASALPWRELLDAFLTWVHSSARGEAQAEAPTESSAYQEQREKGFLEEAENTQQQAADQLPENGRDFDEAEADRIIPAGPSISKIVEDHQNFDPYLSSDIHKDYVKIMSSCPPGMEVCVFCYFEKDSKTQRSQSRANSFSNKTRKRVVSGLPVALWKWNTINLIRALHFFRMSKARRKPSKDAKAEFPDL
- the LOC123428292 gene encoding translation initiation factor IF-2-like isoform X4 — its product is MANKKFAPNRDKHSAAKEAVESALQLARSPLPGTRRRAPPFASDADESTAPSPKNTASSPANNTAPSSAKDQAPASSSEGESDDAPAPAKNTASASAKNKAPVPDKNKASASAKNEAPVPDKNKASASPIAPAAPDEDEVVVPAAPDEDEVVVPAAPDEDEVVVPAAPDEDEVVVPAAPDEDEVVVPAAPDEDEVVVPAAPDEDEVAAPPQDTALRRFINFLCDKASALPWRELLDAFLTWVHSSARGEAQAEAPTESSAYQEQREKGFLEEAENTQQQAADQLPENGRDFDEAEADRIIPAGPSISKIVEDHQNFDPYLSSDIHKDYVKIMSSCPPGMEVCVFCYFEKDSKTQRSQSRSEIPGAVFSSVSLGMRTVSATKLERGWCLGCQWLCGSGIQ